In one Dermatophagoides farinae isolate YC_2012a chromosome 4, ASM2471394v1, whole genome shotgun sequence genomic region, the following are encoded:
- the RpL17 gene encoding ribosomal protein L17, whose protein sequence is MTRYQTEPDNTSKSCKARGSNLRVHFKNTRETAQAIKKMPLKRAQRYLKNVILQKEIVPFRRFNGGVGRKAQIKAWTMATQGRWPKKSAEFLLQLLRNAESNADFKGLDVERLVIDHIMVNRAPKMRRRTYRAHGRINPYMSSPCHIELILAEKEQVVAKGQDEDAPKKKLSKKKLARQKLMNRE, encoded by the exons atgactCGTTATCAAACTGAACCCGATAATACGAGTAAATCATGTAAAGCACGTGGCAGTAATCTTCGggttcatttcaaaaatacCCGAGAAACAGCACAAGCAATCAAAAAGATGCCATTGAAACGTGCACAACGTTACCTGAAAAATGTTATCTTGCAGAAAGAAATTGTTCCATTCCGTCGTTTTAACGGTGGTGTTGGCCGTAAAGCACAGATCAAAGCATGGACAATGGCCACACAAGGCCGATGGCCAAAGAAAAGTGCTGAATTTCTACTTCAATTGTTGCGTAATGCTGAAAGTAATGCCGATTTCAAAGGATTGGATGTCGAACGTTTGGTCATTGATCATATtatg GTAAATCGTGCACCAAAAATGCGTCGTCGTACATATCGTGCACATGGTCGTATTAATCCATACATGTCAAGTCCATGTCATATTGAATTGATATTGGCCGAAAAAGAACAAGTGGTAGCCAAAGGACAGGATGAAGATGCaccgaagaaaaaattatcgaaaaagaaattggCTCGACAAAAGTTGATGAATCGtgaatga
- the LOC124500377 gene encoding uncharacterized protein LOC124500377, with protein sequence MPEIRPEFTRFYHDLATRFHSGINNIRSFGQQITTRFHNNDSGGSAIDDNSIENNDNNNNNNNDGSSTNQPPSNSMNPFLDSSTNNNDPLNPSNVTSCSTNRSSNTNRSNRRSSSRHHHHHHHRHHSQTSSCRDREYHRQAYHPYLFSSNNHHHHLNSSPNNVSIIHRNGLITLRSLDDYHYKDRNVLAAILSIIVIAILATALVQPKWFSIYNDLCVPTTTPQQQQQQQRYFTKSDNSVDKVNTINNNPLASSSTIFNLQLSPKHHYTQYRPQYYHHNNGPFHSSYSTSYQLTPVTIYGLTPDFKTCANAQILALKRTIIGLCFLAIMCTLVQFFMDTMGTSSHHNRGAGAGKWWLNSMRQYAVGNILCVIFCVLIIGLCYFISLLYERVQLQQLFETKTPISPQQQQPNAVWIKSRMISRATLFATTTTTANGGGGGGGGGSIVQPLDYLTIHQIEVKFELSYYLITLAGFLSILASAANLFRRPRQIFIERIGGFNDGCSYNGRYHHHQHNRSLMARRLRSTSNGNHYHNNGDENSLLNSDVLLNNSLESSSSNTTPTSSSSPYDLFTNWTLYCTNSNNNNNHSTSTNGHHSSSIIMPPSTLPPPPSSIIPHSSASCPPPPPYSP encoded by the exons atgccTGAAATAAGGCCTGAATTCACACGTTTCTATCATGATTTGGCAACACGTTTTCATTCTGGTATAAATAATATTCGTTCATTTGGACAACAGATTACGACAAgatttcataataatgatagtgGTGGCAGtgcaattgatgataattccattgaaaataatgataacaacaacaacaataataatgatggctcatcaacaaatcaacCACCAAGTAATAGTATGAATCCATTTCTTGATTCATccacaaataataatgatccatTGAATCCATCGAATGTTACATCATGTTCAACGAATCGTTCATCGAATACAAATC gcTCAAAtcgacgatcatcatcacgtcatcatcatcatcatcatcatcgtcatcattcacaaacatcatcatgtcgTGACCGAGAATATCATCGACAAGCATATCATCCATATTTGTTTAGtagtaataatcatcatcatcatttaaattcatcaccAAATAATGTTAGCATAATTCATCGAAATGGTCTAATTACATTACGTTCacttgatgattatcattataaagaTCGTAATGTATTGGCTGCTATATTATCGATAATTGTTATTGCAATATTGGCCACGGCATTAGTACAACCAAAATGGTTCTCTATCTATAATGATCTTTGTGTACCGACAACAACAccgcaacaacagcaacaacaacaacgttatTTTACTAAATCAGATAATTCTGTTGATAAAG TAAACacgattaataataatccattaGCCTCATCGTCGACAATATTTAATTTACAACTATCACCAAAACATCATTATACACAGTATAGGCcacaatattatcatcataataatggtccatttcattcatcgtaTTCAACATCCTATCAATTGACACCCGTTACTATTTATGGTTTAACACCAGATTTTAAAACATGTGCTAATGCACAGATTCTAGCATTGAAACGTACAATTATTGGCCTATGTTTTTTAGCTATAATGTGTACATTGGTACAATTTTTTATGGATACAATGGGAACCTCCAGCCACCATAATCGTGGTGCTGGTGCTGGAAAATGGTGGCTAAATTCAATGCGTCAATATGCTGTTGGAAATATTCTATGCGTCATATTTTGCGTCTTAATAATTGGCCTTTGTTATTTTATAAGCCTCCTATATGAACGTGTACAGCTGCAACAATTATTTGAAACGAAAACACCAATAtctccacaacaacaacaaccaaatgcTGTTTGGATCAAAAGTCGTATGATTAGCCGTGCAACATTATTTGcgactacaacaacaacggccaatggtggtggtggtggtggtggcggtggcaGTATTGTTCAACCATTAGATTACCTTACTATCCATCAGATTGAAGTAAAATTTGAACTATCCTATTATCTAATTACATTGGCTGGTTTTCTATCGATTCTTGCTTCTGCTGCTAATCTATTTCGTCGTCCAAGACAAATATTTATTGAACGTATTGGTGGTTTCAATGATGGATGTAGCTATAATGGCcgttatcatcaccatcaacataatCGTTCATTAATGGCACGACGTTTACGATCAACATCAAATGgcaatcattatcacaataatggtgatgaaaattcattactAAATTCTGAtgtattattgaataattcattagaatcatcatcatcaaacacaacaccaacatcatcatcatcaccatatgaTTTATTTACAAATTGGACACTTTATTGTACaaattccaataataataataatcattcaacatcaacaaatggtcatcattcatcatcgattataatGCCACCGTCAACACTGCCACCACCGCCATCATCTATTATACCTCATTCATCAGCATCGtgtccaccaccaccaccatattcgccttga
- the LOC124500379 gene encoding mediator of RNA polymerase II transcription subunit 22 has protein sequence MAHHQHQSYDSFLTNYQHRLKSDINAIADNFAEIFRTVRIDDKIQYSKLDELSFEVNIRAANFIRACESLLKLIWEIKQYQTINDFPLINESITKKTETNIRKSKEIDQVLIALRDEMTSELYDLEDEYYNSYIKYSI, from the coding sequence ATggctcatcatcaacatcaatcatATGATAGTTTTCTTacaaattatcaacatcgTCTTAAAAGTGATATCAATGCTATTGCCGATAATTTTGCCGAAATATTTCGTACTGTTcgtattgatgataaaatccaATATTCCAAATTGGATGAATTATCATTCGAAGTGAATATTCGTGCAGCGAATTTTATACGTGCTTGTGaatcattgttgaaattaataTGGGAAATTAAACAATATCAAaccatcaatgattttccgttgataaatgaatcgataacgaaaaaaactgaaacaaATATTCGTAAATCCAAAGAAATTGATCAAGTTTTAATTGCATTACGTGATGAAATGACTAGTGAATTGTATGATCTTGAAGATGAATATTATAATTCTTATATTAAATAtagtatttga
- the LOC124500378 gene encoding DNA polymerase eta-like has translation MMKFECFDFFFEFLFTIEMSNCNRIIALIDMDCFYVQCEQRLEPDKWLKPCAVAQYNNWKGGGIIAVNYEARSFGIKRGMRGDQAKQLCPELHIFRVPDENGKAKLDKYRDASTEVFQAIADFIDEQEKTMETDDLVILERASVDEAFLDLTKMIDAKPLMLPDLDDLTSFNTKLEFDNHSMAEWFYRFENGTVNHQEDIRLVMAAIFVGQIRQKILERTQFKCSAGISHNKMLSKLACGLNKPNAQTILPMMAVPSLFKRIDISDVRLLGGKLGRQIKEIFDIQTMYQLSQLNRFVLNEKFDDKTAEWLYDLANGFDNEQVSDRRLTKSLGCGKNFRGKNALNRIEDVDHWIKALLKELYERMMKDREMNDRLAKLLIVGYYTAGKGHCHRSITIDITSGNYPLSERIAADIMQQVFSKSSTTIAQDPLQNLSLAATKFVDTTNLPGGDNGMEKIEKFFPKIDRNTFVEHQSTKNQSIQPQQQQQPDHQPNKKSKSPMKKRPPITNVQSNTMDRYLNQQQRPTTSTAVNNTKADDKIDLNDPNVRQLNNEMNQLLDSFFYGKILWMLENNQWKET, from the exons atgatgaaattcgaatgttttgattttttttttgaatttttgtttacaatcGAAATGTCTAATTGTAATCGAATTATTGCTTTAATCGATATGGATTGTTTTTATGTTCAATGTGAACAACGTTTAGAACCGGATAAATGGCTAAAACCATGTGCTGTAGCACAATACAATAATTGGAAAG GTGGTGGAATTATAGCCGTTAATTATGAGGCACGTTCTTTTGGAATTAAACGTGGTATGAGGGGTGATCAAGCTAAACAATTGTGTCCAGAATTGCATATTTTTCGTGTACCCGATGAAAATGGTAAAGCTAAATTGGATAAATATCGTGATGCCAGTACAGAAGTTTTTCAAGCTATTGCTGATTTTATTGacgaacaagaaaaaacaatggaaacgGATGATCTGGTCATTTTGGAACGAGCATCAGTGGATGAAGCATTTTTAGATCTAACTAAAATGATCGATGCCAAACCATTAATGTTGCCCGATCTCGATGATTTGACATCGTTCAATACAAAACttgaatttgataatcattcaatggcAGAATGGTTTTATCGATTTGAAAATGGTACCGTAAATCATCAAGAAGATATCCGTTTGGTAATGGCTGCCATATTTGTTGGCCAGATACGACAGAAAATCCTCGAGCGAACACAATTCAAATGTTCAGCGGGTATTAGCCACAATAAAATGTTATCAAAACTGGCTTGTGGCTTGAACAAGCCAAATGCACAAACCATATTACCGATGATGGCTgtaccatcattattcaaacgAATTGATATCAGTGATGTACGATTATTAGGCGGGAAACTTGGACGTCaaataaaagaaatattTGACATTCAAACAATGTATCAACTTAGccaattgaatcgatttgtattgaatgaaaaattcgatGATAAAACCGCTGAATGGTTATATGATCTGGCCAATGGTTTCGATAATGAACAGGTATCGGATCGTCGTTTAACAAAATCACTTGGATGTGGTAAAAATTTTCGTGGTAAAAATGCCTTAAATCGTATAGAAGATGTAGATCATTGGATCAAAGCATTACTTAAAGAACTTTATGAACGAATGATGAAAGATCGAGAAATGAATGACCGATTAGCTAAATTACTTATTGTTGGTTATTATACAGCTGGTAAAGGTCATTGTCATCGATCCATTACTATTGATATTACATCGGGAAATTATCCACTTTCGGAACGTATAGCTGCTGATATAATGCAACAAGTATTttccaaatcatcaacaacgattGCACAGGATCCATTACAAAATCTATCATTAGCTGCGACAAAATTTGTTGATACAACCAACCTACCTGGTGGTGATaatggaatggaaaaaattgaaaaatttttccccAAAATTGATCGTAATACATTTGTCGAACatcaatcgacaaaaaatcaatccattcaaccacaacaacaacaacaaccggatcatcaaccaaataaaaaatctaaaagtccaatgaaaaaacggCCACCAATTACCAATGTACAATCGAATACAATGGATCGATATCTAAACCAGCAGCAACGTCCAACAACGTCCACCGCTGTAAACAACACCAAAGCCGATGATAAAATCGATCTAAATGATCCGAATGTTCGCCAacttaataatgaaatgaatcaattattggattcatttttttatggtAAAATCTTGTGGATGCTagaaaataatcaatggaaagaaacgtaa